The genome window CATGAGGGACCAAATGGGCACATTATGAACAATTAAAGGATTAgatttgttcaaatcaattgaCAGGGGCTAAATTTATAAAAGTCAAACAATTGAGGGGCTAAAAGCgccattttcccaaaaaaaaattatgtaatttcAAATAACGTgctttatgtatataaataatgtactttttttagtatattaaaaatgtactttttatttataatgcaTACAAATGTGTGTAATAtgatccatgtaataatgattttCTTGTTTTCGTTTCTACAGAGATGCAAAACAAGAGGGATGTTTTGTGAAGATTAGAAAGATGCCTAGAGACTTTGGGCTCAACTTTTCTGCAACTACAAAGGAGCCCAAATACATGATGGCGAAGTGAGTATGATAGGTAGTGTGGTTGAATAAGTTAAGACGTTAAGTAATCAAACAAGAATAGACGGGTAACAAACTGTTACCCATTGTCGCCTTGGGCTTTGTTTGTATTTATAAGGTGGCACAAAGGAGTAAAAAATTCACTAAGTGTACAATTTATTTTGGAATAAGATAAAATTTTAGTATCgtcaagaaaaattatatttcattttctttttaatttttatcaaaaggAGAGTTGCACACCCAACAATTAAACTCTCGATGATGACATAATTCAAGGAGTATAAACTTTTTCCATATCATCTTGATAGATACCCAGCATAAGCACTCAGTCGATACTATCTAACAAACAGTTGAGTCTCGAACTCGACAATCAACATTCGGGACGTAACCAGTCAGTTCCTTAATCATCCTTCCATAACCTACAATTTATTATGCATTTACTATCCAATTATTACCCCTTTATTACCATTTACTATCCATTAATCCGCCTAATTAGCAATAATTATCCATAACAACCCCCAATTAACTACCCATAAACTCCCACGAATACCCCATTATTGTTGAAAGCATACACTACTCATCGCTCTACTACTATAAAAGCTACGTGAAGGATAAGAGGAAGGGAGCTCTAACGGTAGGGTAAAAAGACAGCAGAAAAAACATGTACAAAAActttatcaataataaaatagtgATTTTCTGGTAAATTATTTTgcctttctttattttttacttttcattGTTTATCAATCATTGATTTAATCGATTGTGTTGGTCCGCCGAATGACTACCCGGGATCACAAAACCAACCAACCTCATGAAGTCTCTCAAGCACCCTTCCCGTACGTCTTGTGATGATTTGAAAGCCTCTCTcctctttttaatataaagtttcaCTAAAAGCATTCCATCAATAAACTCACTACTGAATTTTTCTTAGTTCATAAATCATAAACAtatcaaagatattaaaaaaaaaaaaaaaaaaaaaaaactaattacaaAAGGTGCTTGCTAAGCCCCCTTGATGCAcacacttagggtgtgtttggaaacccggaaaatgatttccggaaatcattttccggatttTCAGTGGTTGGCAAATGAGGGGAAAATATGGTCAACGGAAAAGGAAGGCATTTTTCTTTctgaaagtcattttccggaagaAGAAGCTTATTGCTTTGGATTTGAAAGCAGTAGAAACCAGTCGGCGAATTGTTTGTGCGAAACCAGTTCGACTGGTTAGGCGGCGACTGGTTTCGCAAACCAATTGCCGcgtttctagttttttttttctttaatttctttttgttaatttgttgttttttttctctttaaacaaaaaatcatttcctttttcattttctggaaaatgaaccaaacacacaaagacagtttttcagaatacatccaaacaccggaaatgaagttattttatggaaaatgacctattttccagaaaacatttttcagaagtcattttcctgctttccaaacacacccttagatgtATCCATTCACTTATCTCTCTTTCTTTTAATTCGCGAATTACAAGAAAAAAACCATGTCTTAAGGGTATGTTTGAAAATCcggaaaataatttctgaaaatcatttttcgggtttccagTGTTTGGCAATAAGAAAAATTTTAAGTAAATTGAAAACAATAGGTTGATCAATGAAAAATAGTTTGTGATTGAGAAGGCAACCCGttttctggtcgccttctctggcGAGGGCGACCGGTGACGACCGAGTCTTCGGCAGACGCCGAAAATGATCGCCGGTGCCGGAAATTGTcaccgaaaattttaaaaatggattaattgctcttttttctgATTTTAATGGCtcaattgctttgtttttccgaATTCAGTGACTTATTTGAGGGTTACTTGTTCCTAAATAATACAGTgtcttatttgtagtttatccttAATAACATCCATAGAACCAATATATATGAACAAAAACACGACTAAAGACAATATAGCATTTTTCCATTTGTATATTAGTACAAACATAGATTGGGCCGTCATGGGCCTGCCAATTAGtatggggcaaattattgtatggaccatggtccacacagctgtgtgaaccataataaaatattaaaatgtacatttttaatgtaatgtacattcagtacacaaataatgtatatttcctgaatacaatatacattatttttatattgaatgtacattattagataatatggtccacacaataatgattgtcttCTAACTTAAGTTGTCTACGTAACGGGCCTTCCATCAAATCTTCTTACCTACCGCCGTTTGGCATCCAAACCGGATCTCGATTCAGAAAGAAGCGGTGAACGGAAATGTTCGGCCGGAGGAGGTTTCTGTCGTTTCCACTCGTCATTGGCGCGGTCGTGTGAGCTTCTTTctccttttcctttctttacGCAAGCATGCAGACTTTTGTTAAGATTAAATCCTTCCTTTATTTgttaaaaagtttcaattagtaTGTTTTTTTTGCCCGAACTGCATAGATGATGAGAACAAATGCCTAATTTGATGGAATCGATGAGATGAAAGGTAAAAACAAAGGAATAAAGTGTCGCAAAGTGTTCAAACGTTAGTAAGTGCAAAGTGTTCGAAGAAATGTCTCAGTGACTTATACTTTTTATTGTTTCAACTTACCTAATTTTTCGGTTATAGTCGGCTCAAAGGCTCAAATGTATGCTTGGAGTGATAAGTTATCATTCATGGCTGATCGATAGTATTGCAAGCGTAAGGAAAGTGTAGACGGGACTCAACAGAGAATCCTTGCTTTGCCTGTGTAGTCTAAAATATATGCCTGGAGTTAAAAGTTATCATTCATGACTGAACAGTTGTTTTGCTAAGCTTTAGGAAAGTAGTAGATAGAGACTCAATGGATCTTACCTTGGCCCGTTTAGTTGAGTCTAAAATATATGGCGCGGACTGCCTGCAATTCTGCAAGATGTGAGGGATCACACAATTTACTGCTGCATTATCTGCTTTACAGTGTAAATTGAAGCTTCTTTTGGTAATAGTTGCAGTAtgcaatttgattttcatttGGAAATTGGTTCTTCtgttattttatttctattgtGTAAACCAGTGATTTCTTAAGGATGTTTTGCTGTCTGAACaatacattttctttaaaagaaaCATGTCAGATGATCATTAGCCATCTGATAATTGAAAGAACTAGCAGTTGTCATGTTatgttttttgaatttcaacATGTATTCCTTGATGATATAGCTACAATATAATCGAGGATTGGGAATGTGCTGCCAACTAATGTATTCCTTGATGATAATCTGATATAGCTACAATATAATCGGGGGTTGGGAATGTGATGCCAACTATTTTGGTGACTGAACCTTGTTGGCTCAAATAAATGTTACCCAGTATGATCAATATGGTTCTGGATATGAATTGGGACCTGTTACGCTTTGCAGTTGTATTGATGAAACTACAACTTAAGAACTCATCATTATCTGGTGTTGCTTTGTTTATTTAGGATTGGTGTCGTGTCTGGAAAAGCTATATTCGGGCCGCCTCTTGAGGAGTACTGGAAGAAGAAGCTTGAGGAGGAAGCAGCTGCAAAAGAGAATGATGTAAGCTCCCCATAGGGCAAACCAAAAGTGCAGATGCAACCCATACATTCGTTCGCGATTCCGTTTCCACATCACTGTTCTTGCTTCAATTTCTTGGCCCCAAGGACAAGAGCAAATCATCCAGTTTTATAACTAGGAACACAAATCTACTGCCATAAAAAACAGTCTGTACATAGACCATGAGAAAAAACCTGGGAAGTTGAATTtctataaatgtttatttttcgCCATCTCTCTTTTCTCAGACGTGATTGATTAGAAACGAAAGAGAAATAGCGGCCTAATCGAATGGTATGCTTATTATATTGAAGAATCTGACGAGATTCTCTTCCCAGGAATCTGTGTCGGTGTGGGGACGTTGATACACACCAGAGCCAACAAGTGCGGAGCTGCCACGCGTCAAGTGCGTACAATACCGTGCCATATTGACCACTCTCGGGGCACTTCAACATAAAGCGGCTCACCGCTATCCACGATTCAACGTTTTGCCATATTTTACTTGCTTCCGCCTCTTTAGAATTGATAAACCGAAATCCTCTCCGCCAGAATTGCTATTCCGGGATGAACTATTCCACCACGTTTAACTACAAATTGCTATAACCAAATATACCCTGTATAGGTGAGGAGTCtgattgtttctttttttctttgttaattCGTGTTAAAAAAGGAGTGTAACTTACCATCACCGTACGGAGCATCCCTAACCCGGAGAATAGTCTGGTCTTGATGCGAAACCAAACACAGATTAGGATACCCAGCCACCATCACAAACTAATGAAATGTTGAAAGGTTTGGTGGGCCAAATGTATATGCATCACACATgcacgtgtatatataaaacatgtatCTATAGAAAGCTGCTGGTGTTTCAATTGGTGTGAACTTCTGAAATCTACATATttggctctctctctctctctacaagAAAAGTTCCCAGATCAGCACAAAAGAGTATTAAGGCGCAATTACAGCGTTCTCTCTCACCTAGCAAGCAGCTTTGTTTTCCCAGGTAATCTTTACTTAAACAATCCATTGCTCTcatctttcctttctttcttatTCTTCTGGGTAATAAGGTAAAATTTATGGTTTCAGAACTCaagattttaacttttaagaatTCTTTCGTAACTAATTTTCTGTATGGTTGAAAGATTATATGCTGTGATCACATGTTATGTGGAAGTTCTTCACATATTTGGAAGTGAATTTGCCTCAATGTTCAAGAAAGTTAAATTGAATCTGCTTACCTTTCCATGGAATAATGTAGGAATCAAGAAAGTGACTGCTTGTAGCTTTCAACtaattttattgtgtttttacctatttttcttcattcaaatgaatataaagGTGAATATGAAGTATGGGAAGCGACAGGTTTGACATATGCAGAATTCTCATAGAGATTCATTGCAGGATAACTGTTAAAAGCCTCTCAAGGAATGGAGATAGGTTATAAGCCTTATGTTGATCCCGAGGTCGAATCGCTTATTGCTAGAATTCACCCTCCCAGGTTCAACTTCAACTGGTTTTGATTTAGCCATTTAAGTATGCAGATGATTAAACTAGTTAGCTCCTCTTGAATCTTTAATCTTGGATTTTCAGGATTTGCATTGACAATGATGCATTCCAAGACTGCACACTTGTGAAGGTCAGTTTCTTGTTTTTCATCCTCAGATGCATGTTTGTGTAATCAGTATTGGATGTACGGTCAGATTCCATTGTAGGTGTGAACAGCAAACAACTACCCACTGTTTGTGGATAGTTAAAGACTTAAAGTTGCATTTTAGTCATTAATTATAGTCAGATGACTGAATACGCATGTCTTAACATTGGTTAGGCTGctattatttattgatatttcaGTTCTTTATTTAAGCAAATGGGCAATTGGCTACTTTTTGCCCTTCACTGGGTCCCTCACCACAATACAGATTTTTTGCTTGTATCTGCATAACAATTTCCAGCCAGTCATTTATATTTTACAGTACCCATTCCTCAACGTGTGTTGCACACTTGCACTTGAAAGAGATGAATTGAAGTATGCATCACAAAGTTTACGATTTTGAAAAACCTATAGCCACCAGATCATATGGTCACACTTTAAACATACATGTGTAGTCACACTCTCATTCACTTTGAGTGCTAGTCGTTGCAGATATTATTATGGTGATAATAATGTGTAGGGGAAAATTTACATGTCACATGGTTCACCACTTCACCCTTTGCTTTGCTTTTATAAAGCAGAGACCAACTTTTGGCTGGTGGAAGCACTAAGGAGTGATGTTTACTGAATAGTTTTATATGAACCATAATGCACACTGTCTTCTATCATTGGGGTTGAAGAAGTGTTGCATcacattgaaaataaaattaaaaaaaaatatttaaataaaaaatcaccaAACATTGATAGTGAAAAAATACCTTTGCAACCCAGATACTAAGCGAGCTACTAATGCAATTGCAATGTTGGAGGTTTGACTGTGCATCATGTTAAGGAGCTCTGTATCATTCTCCGAGAAAGAGTTTTAACTTTGCAGACACAACCTGAGACAAATCTATGCTAGTCTCAACCCAAAATAACCCTTTGCTAGTCtgtaatatactaatatgcTATGAATATTTGTTGATTTACTCTTGGATTGCAGGTTGATAGTGCCAATAAGCATGGGGTACTGCTGGAGATGGTTCAAGTTTTGACAGATCTTGACCTAGTGATTTCCAAATCATATATCTGCTCTGATGGTGGTTGGTTAATGGATGGTTAGTCTCCTCTCTCCATCTGCCATAGTTTTTTACATCATGAATGAACTGAATGATGGGGTtctcaatatttaattatatttatgtaataTAAAACAACTTTCTGATCAAGACGTGAGTCAGCCACAACTACCTTTGTTTCTCTATTCATGTGGGGCTGTTCTAATTGCATGTTTGCCAGTATTCCACGTGACAGACCAACTGGGAAACAAAATTGTTGATGAAAGCATCATCCATTACATCCAGCAGGTTTGTGTAGCCATTTTTAACTTCCACCTGTCCAGCTTTCTTCAGTTGATTTAACTATAATCATCTGGAAGCTTAAAGCAGATAATGGATTGagttaattgattattttaacAGGCCTTATGTGAAAGTAGGAGGGGGTCAAGGGAGATCCAAACCTTTATTGGTAGAGACGTTAGGCCCCGATATGTCTTGACAGAACACACAGCTTTGGAAATGACAGGAACAGACAGGCCAGGGCTAATGTCAGAAATATCAGCTGTGCTAGCTGAGATGGGATGCCACATATCTGCTGCCGTGGCATGGACACACAATGCACGGGCAGCATGCATAGTCTACGTGGAAGATGACTCAAAGCATGGCCCAATCACGGACCCCTACCGTGTGGCCCAAATCCAGGCACAGCTGGAGAATGTTGTTGAGGCCCATCACTATAACGGGGAACGCCGGAGTGTGAGGCTGTCAGACCCTACTGCAAGCCGGACGCATACTGAGAGGCGCCTCCACCAGTTAATGGCGGCTGATAGGGACTATGAGCAGTGTTGCTCCTGTCGTGAAAATGGTAATGAAGAAGGTGAAAAACACAGCCAGGAAAGGTGTTATAACAGTGAAACAAGcataaaaatagaaaactgtAAAGAGAAGGGGTACAGTATAGTTACAGTATGGAGTCGAGACCGGCCCAAGTTGCTCTTTGACACTGTCTGCGCACTCACCGACATGCACTATATTGTTTTTCATGCATCCATTAGCTCTCATGATTCCACTTCAGTTCAGGTAAGAAGTCTATTTGTCGATCATTAACCTCTCTGCTTTGTCTTTAACCTCATTCTGAAAATTCCAGGAATATTACGTAAGGCACAAAGATGGATGCACATTGAATTTAGAAAGTGAAAGACGCAGAGTTACCCAATGCTTGATTGCAGCCACAGAAAGACGAGCCtctcatgtatgttgcatttaTGCTGATCGGGGCATGGGCGTAGCAGAAGTGTTTTATCTCATAGAGAATTGAACTTGCACTAACGATAGTCATATGATGCATGCAGGGACTAAGGCTAGATATCTGCACTCAAAACAGGCTAGGGCTGTTATCAGATGTCACAAGGGTTTTCCGAGAAAATGGATTATCCATTACCAGGGCTGAGATTGGGACACAGGGCGAGAGAGCAATAGGCACATTCTATGTAAAAGATACTTCGGGGCAAAGTGTTGACCCAGAAACACTGGAATCTGTTAGACAAGAAATTGGAGGTACCGTTAAGGTAGTTCACAAATCCTCAGGTAGGTTTACTCAGGCCACTTCATCTGGCAATAGCACAAGGAGGAGTCATAGGAGCAGCGGGGAAGATGGGAAGCCCGGGTTTTCATTGGGAAGCTTGCTGTGGGCACAGCTTGAGAGACTTTCAAACAACTTCCGACCCATAAAATCCTAAACTAGCATACTAGTTTCTTTATTGTTCATTCCATGGGAGCAGTGGGAAAGACGAGAAGCCTGGGATTTCACTAGAAAGCTTGCTGTGGGCGCAGCTCGAGAGACTTTCAAACAACTTCAGACCCATAATATCCTGAACCTGCACACTAGCTTCTTTATTGTCCAATCATCTGTAAACAAGAGAATCCCGTGTATAGAAATTAGAATCCTCTGCAGACTGTCTTCTAATGCCTTTTTAGATTGTGTATATAATGAATTAACCAACTTTTCTTATCATTTAACAATTACATCAACATTAATAGAGATATTTGTAGATGCATCATCTGAGCTATTCTTTAATTGAACCCAGTTTATGAGTTTTCTTACCAGAGCTCCAGTGCCACATAATTattctcttcttcaagatctgTTTACTCTAAATGTCGATTAGATTATAGTAGACGACCATGTCACTAATTGATTTTGGCTAATAAGctagttttcttttcttttgcactcaaaccaaatcTAAAGTAGGCAGCTTTATGATGATTTTCcataaatgcataattactGTTAATGGAATGTACAATCAAAGACAAAAACTGACCTTCACCCTCAGGCAAATGAAAATTCAGCCACTTTGACGGTCGGGAAGTGGTTGTGGCGTAAGAATTGTGACCCAACGAGGCTTTAGGGTTCCGATAAACTCAGAAAGGTCCTGTCTGACACCAAACTACAAGACGATGGATCATCGGAGTCTGAGCTTGGTTCGACCGTGAGATCAACATTTGGAAGCAGAAACATTGTCGTTTTCTTCGTCATCGTGAGTAGGATGAACACAAGTGACCGGAAGTTTAGAGATCGCCGGAGGTGATTTCAGAGATGCAGATTGCAGGCGACAAGACAGCCAAATTCCGAAACTTTACGGATTCACTGTTTTCATTGATAAAATTATACATGACGAGTATTTTTGGTTCAAACATCTGAAATgataatatgaattaaatatttggtaatgataatgTGTTATGATGAATCActttgtttggtagtaaataagaattgaataaaaataattaattaattaattaaaattaaaataaataaatatatatatacacaaacatatatgaaaatttaatatttaatgcatgaataataattttttttctcccttattTTAGATTCTATTATTCAAAAGTACACAAGTAAAAGGTTAATGGGATTTGTAGTttactaaatataaatttaaatatcaaccTCGCAAAGATGAAATTGCAACAAATGTATTAGTTGTATGTACACTCAATATACAATTAGGTGATGGAAAGTATCTATAGCATACAATAGAGTTTTTTTAATGCATTATCTAGAAGACATCTACTTAAGGTCCCTAAtgctaaacattatatattaatattcaatttcaaatataatgtaatgcatttttattattaaactataaaattatgtttatgAGTTGTTACTATCTAGTTCACAGAGGATATACTAATAGGGAGATTTTGGGTACCATTAGAGATCAAAGCTAAGATACACTTTAAATGAATGGCGTCAAAGTCACCAACCAATAACTCCTCaagaattttttaatatgaaacatGCAActcacaatgtaatatatatatatatatataaccgtGTTTTGAGTTATTGAAAATTAGATGGGCTATACTTAGAAGCCCATTATTTTATCTGTTTAGAATACATAAATGAATTATACTTGCATGTTGGTAAGAACGTTTGATGGTCTTCAATATGATTGTGATATTGATATATTTCAGAAGCTTGATCGTGCATTAAAAGAGGTTGATGGTTTGACTTATGACGAAATTGACCTTGTTTCGTTAAAACTCATTTAtcattcaaataaagtgatttttTCTTAGTCTTGATCCTAATTGAAGACTACAGTAAATCAGAAGATTTCTTTTTGGCAA of Ipomoea triloba cultivar NCNSP0323 chromosome 3, ASM357664v1 contains these proteins:
- the LOC116012655 gene encoding ACT domain-containing protein ACR1-like isoform X1; its protein translation is MEIGYKPYVDPEVESLIARIHPPRICIDNDAFQDCTLVKVDSANKHGVLLEMVQVLTDLDLVISKSYICSDGGWLMDDVSQPQLPLFLYSCGAVLIACLPVFHVTDQLGNKIVDESIIHYIQQALCESRRGSREIQTFIGRDVRPRYVLTEHTALEMTGTDRPGLMSEISAVLAEMGCHISAAVAWTHNARAACIVYVEDDSKHGPITDPYRVAQIQAQLENVVEAHHYNGERRSVRLSDPTASRTHTERRLHQLMAADRDYEQCCSCRENGNEEGEKHSQERCYNSETSIKIENCKEKGYSIVTVWSRDRPKLLFDTVCALTDMHYIVFHASISSHDSTSVQEYYVRHKDGCTLNLESERRRVTQCLIAATERRASHGLRLDICTQNRLGLLSDVTRVFRENGLSITRAEIGTQGERAIGTFYVKDTSGQSVDPETLESVRQEIGGTVKVVHKSSGRFTQATSSGNSTRRSHRSSGEDGKPGFSLGSLLWAQLERLSNNFRPIKS
- the LOC116012655 gene encoding ACT domain-containing protein ACR1-like isoform X2, translating into MEIGYKPYVDPEVESLIARIHPPRICIDNDAFQDCTLVKVDSANKHGVLLEMVQVLTDLDLVISKSYICSDGGWLMDVFHVTDQLGNKIVDESIIHYIQQALCESRRGSREIQTFIGRDVRPRYVLTEHTALEMTGTDRPGLMSEISAVLAEMGCHISAAVAWTHNARAACIVYVEDDSKHGPITDPYRVAQIQAQLENVVEAHHYNGERRSVRLSDPTASRTHTERRLHQLMAADRDYEQCCSCRENGNEEGEKHSQERCYNSETSIKIENCKEKGYSIVTVWSRDRPKLLFDTVCALTDMHYIVFHASISSHDSTSVQEYYVRHKDGCTLNLESERRRVTQCLIAATERRASHGLRLDICTQNRLGLLSDVTRVFRENGLSITRAEIGTQGERAIGTFYVKDTSGQSVDPETLESVRQEIGGTVKVVHKSSGRFTQATSSGNSTRRSHRSSGEDGKPGFSLGSLLWAQLERLSNNFRPIKS